In Vibrio sp. FE10, the following are encoded in one genomic region:
- the istB gene encoding IS21-like element helper ATPase IstB: protein MDAIIQQLKSLRLSHASDALEQQRIHPATYAELGFEERLGLILDHEIVNRDQTKIQRLKRQAKLRLSASGNQLDYRPERGLKRAMMGELLSGTYLQKRQNVLITGATGAGKTYVACALAEQACEQHCPSRYYRLNRLLDDLSSSRLDGSYQKLLLSLSKKKLLVIDDWGMEKLSQEHASNLLEVLEDRYQECSTIIISQLPVKQWHEMIDNSTIADAILDRLVHQSHRIELRGESMRKLA, encoded by the coding sequence ATGGACGCAATAATCCAACAGTTAAAATCACTACGCCTAAGTCATGCTTCTGATGCACTGGAACAGCAAAGGATACACCCCGCGACCTATGCTGAACTTGGCTTTGAAGAAAGGTTAGGACTCATCCTTGATCATGAGATAGTGAACCGAGATCAAACCAAAATCCAACGACTTAAACGGCAAGCCAAGCTGCGCCTAAGCGCTAGCGGTAATCAACTGGACTACCGCCCAGAACGAGGCTTAAAAAGAGCAATGATGGGAGAGTTATTATCAGGCACTTATTTACAAAAGCGACAGAATGTCCTGATTACAGGTGCAACAGGTGCAGGTAAAACCTATGTTGCTTGTGCGCTCGCCGAGCAGGCGTGTGAGCAACACTGCCCAAGTCGTTATTATCGCCTAAATCGTTTACTTGATGACCTGAGTAGTAGCCGCCTTGATGGCAGCTATCAAAAGCTGCTACTGAGCTTGTCTAAGAAAAAACTGTTGGTTATCGATGACTGGGGAATGGAAAAACTCAGCCAAGAGCATGCAAGTAATCTTCTCGAAGTGCTAGAAGATAGATACCAAGAGTGCAGTACGATCATTATCAGCCAACTACCTGTAAAACAATGGCACGAGATGATCGACAACTCGACGATCGCTGATGCGATCTTAGATAGGTTGGTTCATCAAAGTCATAGAATCGAGTTACGAGGGGAATCAATGAGAAAACTGGCTTAA
- a CDS encoding phage integrase N-terminal domain-containing protein has protein sequence MATNFFFQITRVLNRNLDGSKATQAERKKILKLADKQLRELNVRKLELRNLGRKHIEKLVTHWQDQGLAAGTIKTRMTHLRWLSEKIGKPGLVPKSNASLGIETRKYVTNQNKARFLVNSKLATLDDRYLDASFRLQAAFGLRREECMKVQLHLADRGDHLHLVKTKGARPRDVPIRTLEQRQLIDEVKKWVGDRSLIPEKAKYVSQMKRYERACIKMGLDKAHGLRHGYAHQRYFELTGFNAPAAGGPSTKGLTGEDKQRDFEARMVITEELGHGREEVTAVYLGR, from the coding sequence ATGGCAACGAACTTTTTTTTCCAAATTACCCGAGTTCTAAATCGTAACCTCGATGGCTCTAAAGCGACTCAAGCAGAGCGAAAGAAGATACTAAAGTTAGCTGACAAACAACTAAGAGAGCTTAACGTCAGAAAGCTTGAGCTAAGGAACTTGGGCCGCAAGCATATCGAGAAGCTTGTAACTCATTGGCAAGATCAAGGTCTAGCAGCGGGCACGATCAAGACACGTATGACTCACCTGCGTTGGCTCTCTGAAAAAATCGGGAAGCCAGGGCTAGTTCCTAAAAGCAACGCTTCCCTTGGTATTGAAACCCGCAAATATGTCACCAACCAGAATAAAGCCAGATTCTTAGTAAATTCAAAATTAGCAACACTCGATGACAGGTATCTTGACGCGAGTTTTCGTTTGCAAGCCGCGTTTGGTTTGCGCCGAGAAGAGTGTATGAAAGTCCAGCTTCATTTAGCAGATAGAGGCGACCATTTACATCTAGTAAAAACCAAAGGCGCAAGACCTAGAGATGTGCCTATTCGCACTCTGGAACAACGTCAGTTAATTGATGAGGTGAAAAAGTGGGTAGGGGATCGCTCTTTAATTCCAGAAAAAGCTAAGTACGTTTCTCAGATGAAAAGATACGAAAGAGCTTGTATCAAAATGGGCTTAGACAAAGCGCATGGGTTACGGCATGGGTATGCGCACCAGCGATACTTTGAATTGACGGGTTTTAATGCTCCTGCTGCGGGAGGGCCGTCAACCAAGGGATTAACAGGAGAGGACAAACAGCGCGACTTTGAGGCAAGAATGGTCATTACTGAAGAATTAGGGCACGGAAGAGAAGAGGTTACTGCAGTTTATTTAGGCCGTTAA